From Rudanella lutea DSM 19387, a single genomic window includes:
- a CDS encoding sialate O-acetylesterase, with amino-acid sequence MTKALLTLSLLLISTVLYAQLAVHTPQPRIVYQRNNQNGAQVPIAGSCPADANRIEARVEAMVPGQGIATNWTIIDPAPRNGRFSGQLSVRGGWYRLGVRAYRNGDLLAETTVERVGVGEVFIVSGQSNAQGNPWTPVAGASDDRVSVVDFRDENLPEFNLPLTFSHASAGRKMAPYNFLHVFGMLGDRLTARLNVPVLFLGAAYGGTNSNVWRLSAQGQDPGGTPGPYLQPYRAMSAALDHYARRTGVRAVLWHQGESDNGFRGQQEYVANVKVVIDKTRQQSGYSRLPWIMSRVSYIGGRTDPAIIAGQNELINTVEGVWPGPETDLYTSPDDRGDGLHFSGNGLVRFADLWNNSLTDQFFSQSQPGTLTGSSPEITTGLIVPIGARSGQTITVPYVRPEGFTSDSPFVVRLFTVDGQQLADLGTGTQNPLTVRLPETLPTGTYTVRVDATNPAIVGRPSQPFGVTAPTPMPTTQPGTATSVRRIGYEYDALTHGFNLFVDADGPVEVKVQRLNGTFADNGWFTTNAGAFRDSYNYTRFYPPVRPGEGGVEAGQYLISARRIGQPTSEKAIAVVLSGGFRTIFPANETPTTPPVETPSTPQTPTTPQTPTTTNSTVAGLRKVGYKYDAPTHGFQLLTDADGPVEVRLERLDGPFAETGWGPVTSFTGESGYTAQRFYAPVAPGVGGVVAGRYRLSARLTSQPDAVITSEVTLAYGVFSIFIAQAPVTQPGSTTSATTTPPKTGTVAAGIDRLGYKYDAPTHGFQVLVAAERPVQISLERIDGPFGPTDWQTAVSYTEQPGYSQQRLYLPVSPGVGGVVAGTYRIKARLVNQPDTEVSVEVVLQYGVFQAYPPQQLIRAPRANDKLQPRVVSGCAGCVPLQVQREY; translated from the coding sequence ATGACAAAAGCACTACTCACACTTTCCCTCTTACTGATTTCTACAGTACTCTACGCACAACTGGCGGTGCATACGCCCCAGCCACGCATCGTGTACCAACGCAACAATCAAAACGGAGCCCAGGTCCCGATTGCCGGCTCATGTCCGGCGGATGCCAACCGTATCGAAGCCCGCGTGGAGGCTATGGTACCGGGGCAAGGTATCGCTACCAACTGGACGATTATTGACCCCGCTCCCCGTAACGGACGTTTCAGCGGACAGTTATCGGTACGGGGGGGCTGGTATCGGCTTGGGGTACGAGCCTATCGGAACGGCGACCTACTGGCCGAAACAACCGTTGAGCGCGTAGGCGTGGGTGAGGTCTTTATTGTATCGGGGCAATCCAACGCACAGGGCAACCCCTGGACGCCCGTTGCCGGTGCCAGCGACGACCGGGTATCGGTGGTCGATTTCCGCGACGAAAACCTGCCGGAGTTTAACCTGCCCCTCACATTCAGCCATGCGAGTGCAGGCCGCAAAATGGCCCCCTACAACTTTCTGCACGTATTCGGTATGCTTGGCGACCGGCTTACGGCCCGGCTCAATGTGCCGGTGCTGTTTCTGGGCGCGGCCTACGGCGGTACCAACAGCAATGTCTGGCGGCTGTCGGCCCAGGGGCAAGACCCCGGCGGTACGCCCGGCCCCTACCTGCAACCTTATCGGGCTATGAGTGCCGCCCTCGATCACTACGCCCGCCGAACGGGCGTTCGGGCCGTGCTGTGGCATCAGGGCGAGTCGGACAATGGGTTCCGGGGGCAACAGGAATACGTGGCCAACGTTAAGGTCGTCATCGACAAAACCCGCCAGCAAAGCGGCTACAGCCGACTGCCGTGGATCATGTCGCGGGTTTCGTACATCGGCGGCCGCACCGACCCGGCCATCATTGCCGGTCAGAACGAACTTATCAACACCGTCGAGGGTGTTTGGCCAGGCCCCGAAACCGACCTGTACACCAGCCCCGACGACCGGGGCGATGGCCTGCATTTTAGCGGTAATGGCCTGGTCCGGTTTGCCGACCTCTGGAACAACAGCCTGACCGATCAGTTTTTCAGCCAATCGCAACCGGGTACGCTCACCGGCAGTTCTCCCGAGATCACAACGGGCCTCATTGTACCCATTGGCGCCCGGTCGGGGCAAACCATTACCGTGCCGTACGTTCGGCCCGAAGGATTCACGTCTGACAGCCCGTTTGTGGTGCGGCTTTTCACGGTCGATGGTCAGCAACTTGCCGATTTGGGCACGGGTACGCAAAACCCACTGACCGTTCGGTTGCCCGAAACACTGCCCACTGGCACGTACACCGTTCGGGTCGATGCCACCAACCCGGCCATTGTGGGGCGGCCAAGCCAGCCATTTGGCGTAACGGCTCCCACGCCTATGCCGACCACACAGCCCGGTACGGCCACTTCGGTTCGGCGCATCGGCTACGAGTACGACGCCCTCACGCATGGCTTCAACCTATTTGTAGATGCCGACGGCCCTGTCGAAGTAAAAGTGCAGCGGCTCAATGGCACCTTTGCCGACAACGGTTGGTTTACGACCAATGCCGGGGCGTTTCGGGATTCGTACAATTACACCCGCTTTTATCCGCCGGTGAGGCCGGGCGAAGGTGGGGTCGAAGCTGGTCAATACCTGATTAGTGCCCGCCGTATTGGTCAGCCCACGTCCGAAAAAGCAATTGCCGTTGTGCTGAGTGGCGGTTTTCGCACGATTTTTCCGGCCAACGAAACCCCTACCACTCCACCGGTAGAAACACCCTCTACTCCGCAAACGCCAACTACCCCACAAACGCCAACAACCACCAACTCCACCGTGGCTGGTTTGCGTAAAGTGGGCTATAAATACGATGCGCCAACCCACGGGTTCCAGTTGCTGACCGATGCCGACGGCCCCGTTGAGGTGCGGCTCGAGCGGCTGGACGGACCCTTTGCCGAAACCGGCTGGGGTCCGGTCACCTCCTTCACGGGTGAGTCGGGTTACACGGCCCAACGGTTTTACGCGCCCGTTGCTCCGGGCGTTGGGGGCGTAGTAGCCGGCCGGTACCGACTGTCGGCGCGGCTCACATCGCAGCCCGATGCTGTCATTACCTCCGAGGTAACTCTGGCTTACGGTGTATTTTCAATCTTTATCGCGCAAGCTCCCGTTACGCAACCGGGCTCTACCACCTCTGCAACTACCACACCCCCAAAAACGGGCACGGTGGCCGCCGGCATCGACCGACTGGGCTACAAATACGACGCACCCACCCACGGGTTCCAGGTGTTGGTAGCCGCCGAACGCCCGGTGCAGATTAGCCTGGAGCGAATTGATGGTCCATTTGGCCCAACCGACTGGCAAACGGCCGTTTCGTACACGGAGCAACCGGGCTACTCCCAACAACGATTGTACCTACCTGTTTCGCCCGGTGTAGGGGGCGTAGTGGCAGGTACGTACCGAATCAAGGCACGGCTGGTCAACCAGCCCGACACCGAGGTTTCAGTTGAAGTGGTGCTACAGTACGGCGTTTTTCAGGCATATCCGCCCCAGCAACTCATACGGGCACCGCGAGCCAATGACAAGCTTCAGCCACGTGTGGTATCGGGTTGTGCAGGCTGCGTTCCCTTGCAGGTACAACGTGAATATTAA
- a CDS encoding DUF1553 domain-containing protein: protein MLRRPNTLLRHASLITTVGILELALGLGSCQRSVEKPAEIVAAEANLPEKVDYNLHVKPILSDRCFACHGPDQNKQKAGLRLDTPEGAYEALTESGNTAIDPGNLAHSEVYHRIVSTDPDYMMPTPASNLALSVEEKATLIRWIEQGAEYKEHWSLTAPTLPDVPKAGGTWARNDIDRFVAQTHTEHNLKPAPEADRLTLLRRVSLDLTGLPPTPAEVDQFMADKSPQAYEKAVDRLLKSPHYGERQAVDWLDLARYADTHGYQDDGLRTMWPYRDWVIRSFNQNQPYNTFITWQLAGDLLPNTGNRATDRDRLIATAFNRNHQQSQEGGIVPEEYRQEYLADRAATFGKAMLGMSVECARCHDHKYDPISQKDYYALTAFFAQNNEYGQIPYNGEPSPHITLPTPEADAKLTAIRKRISTLDRAQQADEEGVKQRFTDWLAKAEKAPQTALLPARKNLVIYVPFDQSKDVPVESKKKDEKKPDEAKQKLVKPQSLVRLASLKQDSPKAAEPKAEPPKIRRLFANIANDTLPLETQGDLDYPIPFVKGAVGRGVRLVGESRLQLKGAGRWEQPENDWARPAWFERHQPFTVSLWVNVNDPKLEGSLFNRDLGPFNGFRGYRLQRLPDGRLAFRMSYVWPDDAIDIETRQRLPLNHWMHLTISYDGSSRADGVQFYVNGNPTATRVMTDNLTQSTVWGKNHSYWGAGTPNFSIGHSHDQNYKGYAVDEVRVYNRALTRLEAQSLTVQRDVVREALQNPDRTEAQQADLFAYYLTNFDESYKQRQAARQAQLAEETRILNEQIDVMTMSERRYKVATHLLKRGAYDAPGERVEAEVPHFLPPLDNETPDRLGLAQWLLRSDNPLFARVAVNRIWQQYFGQGLVKSSDDFGNQGNLPSHPELLDYLAVRFRDGWSDPAGNVGPWDVKALHKLIVLSATYRQSSSVPPSVRERDFDNTYLSRGPSYRLSAEQVRDNALAASGLLTRQIGGPSVHPYQPAGIWEALATRNAVNYVQNHGDSLYRRSMYTIWKRSSPPPMMLNFDAAERHTCTVKRQKTSTPLQALVTLNDPQFVEAARVLAQKEAEKRKSNLANSEEIIHAFFKSIVGRPARPQEVGLMQQLYAEELRDFRANPKRAAELLTVGEYPVARQLPPEQLAAWTVVGNTIMNFDEAIVKR, encoded by the coding sequence ATGCTGCGTCGCCCGAATACGCTGCTTCGTCACGCTTCCCTCATCACAACCGTTGGCATTCTGGAACTGGCCCTTGGGCTCGGCTCCTGCCAACGGTCGGTTGAAAAGCCCGCAGAAATTGTCGCGGCCGAAGCCAACCTGCCCGAAAAAGTCGACTACAATCTGCACGTCAAGCCGATTCTGTCGGACCGGTGTTTTGCCTGCCACGGCCCCGACCAGAACAAACAAAAGGCCGGGCTCCGGCTCGACACACCCGAGGGAGCTTACGAAGCACTGACCGAGAGCGGCAACACAGCTATCGACCCCGGTAATCTGGCCCATAGCGAGGTGTACCACCGCATCGTCAGTACCGACCCCGATTACATGATGCCCACGCCGGCCTCCAACCTGGCGTTATCGGTGGAGGAAAAAGCGACCCTCATCCGCTGGATTGAACAGGGTGCCGAGTACAAAGAGCACTGGTCGCTTACGGCCCCGACCCTGCCCGACGTACCGAAAGCGGGCGGTACCTGGGCTCGCAACGACATTGACCGGTTTGTGGCCCAAACGCATACCGAACACAACCTGAAGCCCGCTCCCGAGGCCGATCGGCTTACCCTGCTCCGGCGGGTATCGCTCGACCTAACGGGCTTGCCCCCTACCCCGGCGGAAGTAGATCAATTCATGGCCGACAAATCGCCACAGGCCTACGAAAAAGCCGTTGACCGATTACTGAAAAGCCCCCACTATGGCGAGCGGCAGGCCGTCGACTGGCTCGACCTGGCCCGCTACGCCGACACCCACGGGTATCAGGACGACGGCCTGCGGACCATGTGGCCCTACCGCGACTGGGTAATCCGGTCGTTTAACCAGAATCAGCCCTACAACACGTTTATCACCTGGCAATTGGCCGGTGACCTGCTGCCCAATACCGGCAACCGCGCTACCGACCGCGACCGGCTGATTGCCACGGCGTTTAACCGCAATCACCAGCAAAGCCAGGAAGGCGGCATTGTGCCCGAAGAATACCGGCAGGAGTACCTGGCCGACCGGGCAGCTACCTTCGGAAAAGCCATGCTGGGAATGTCGGTCGAATGCGCCCGCTGCCACGATCATAAGTACGACCCCATCAGCCAGAAAGATTATTACGCGCTGACCGCTTTTTTCGCCCAAAACAACGAATACGGCCAGATTCCGTACAACGGCGAACCCTCCCCGCACATTACGCTGCCCACGCCCGAAGCCGACGCCAAGCTGACGGCTATCCGAAAGCGCATCAGTACGCTCGACCGCGCCCAACAGGCCGACGAAGAAGGCGTAAAGCAACGGTTTACCGACTGGCTGGCGAAGGCCGAAAAAGCGCCCCAAACAGCCCTGTTGCCCGCCCGGAAAAACCTGGTCATTTACGTGCCGTTCGACCAAAGCAAGGACGTGCCGGTGGAGTCGAAAAAGAAAGACGAAAAGAAGCCGGACGAAGCCAAACAAAAGTTGGTCAAGCCCCAGTCGCTCGTTCGGCTCGCGTCGCTCAAACAAGACTCCCCGAAAGCCGCCGAGCCTAAGGCCGAACCGCCCAAAATACGCCGGTTGTTCGCCAACATCGCCAATGACACCCTCCCCCTCGAAACCCAGGGCGATCTCGACTACCCGATTCCGTTTGTAAAAGGAGCCGTTGGGCGCGGGGTCAGGCTCGTGGGCGAAAGTCGGCTTCAGCTCAAAGGGGCCGGCCGTTGGGAACAACCCGAAAACGACTGGGCCCGCCCGGCCTGGTTCGAACGGCATCAGCCCTTTACGGTAAGCCTTTGGGTTAATGTCAACGATCCCAAACTGGAAGGTTCACTCTTCAACCGCGATTTGGGGCCTTTTAACGGATTCAGAGGGTACCGGCTTCAGCGACTACCCGACGGGCGGCTGGCGTTTCGGATGAGCTACGTATGGCCCGACGATGCCATCGACATCGAAACCCGGCAACGGCTCCCCCTAAACCACTGGATGCACCTGACCATCAGCTACGATGGCAGCAGCCGCGCCGATGGGGTACAGTTTTATGTTAACGGCAACCCGACAGCCACGCGGGTAATGACCGACAACCTCACCCAAAGCACCGTTTGGGGTAAAAACCATAGCTACTGGGGGGCCGGAACGCCCAACTTCTCGATTGGGCATTCGCACGATCAGAACTACAAAGGCTACGCCGTCGATGAAGTGCGGGTATACAACCGCGCCCTTACCCGGCTGGAGGCTCAGTCGCTGACAGTGCAGCGCGATGTGGTGCGCGAGGCCTTACAGAACCCCGACCGAACCGAGGCCCAACAAGCCGACCTGTTTGCCTATTACCTGACTAATTTCGACGAGTCGTACAAACAACGACAAGCCGCGCGACAAGCTCAACTGGCCGAGGAAACCCGGATTCTGAACGAGCAAATCGACGTGATGACCATGAGCGAACGTCGGTACAAGGTGGCCACACACTTGCTCAAACGCGGGGCTTACGATGCCCCCGGCGAGCGGGTCGAGGCCGAGGTACCTCATTTTCTACCTCCACTCGACAACGAAACGCCCGACCGACTGGGGCTGGCCCAATGGCTACTCCGCTCCGACAACCCATTGTTTGCCCGCGTAGCCGTAAACCGAATCTGGCAGCAATATTTCGGGCAGGGACTCGTAAAAAGCAGCGACGACTTTGGGAATCAGGGTAACCTGCCCTCGCACCCCGAACTGCTCGACTATCTGGCGGTCCGTTTTCGCGACGGTTGGTCTGACCCCGCCGGGAACGTGGGGCCGTGGGATGTGAAAGCCCTGCACAAACTGATTGTACTTTCGGCCACGTACCGGCAATCGTCGAGCGTGCCGCCATCGGTGCGCGAACGCGACTTCGACAATACCTACCTGAGCCGGGGGCCCAGTTACCGGCTGAGTGCCGAGCAGGTACGCGACAATGCCCTTGCCGCCAGCGGCTTACTGACTCGCCAGATTGGCGGACCGAGCGTACACCCGTACCAGCCCGCGGGTATCTGGGAGGCCCTGGCTACGCGCAACGCCGTGAATTATGTGCAGAACCACGGCGACAGCCTGTACCGGCGGTCGATGTACACAATCTGGAAACGGTCGTCGCCCCCGCCCATGATGCTCAACTTCGACGCGGCCGAGCGGCACACCTGTACCGTAAAACGACAAAAAACATCGACCCCGCTACAGGCACTGGTTACGCTCAATGATCCTCAGTTTGTAGAGGCTGCCCGCGTGTTGGCCCAGAAAGAGGCCGAAAAGCGAAAAAGCAATCTGGCGAACAGCGAAGAGATAATACATGCCTTCTTCAAGTCGATTGTTGGCAGGCCCGCCCGTCCGCAGGAAGTCGGCCTGATGCAACAGCTCTACGCCGAAGAACTACGCGATTTCCGGGCCAACCCCAAGCGGGCAGCCGAGTTGCTCACCGTGGGTGAATACCCCGTTGCCCGGCAACTACCGCCCGAACAGCTCGCAGCCTGGACGGTGGTAGGCAACACGATTATGAATTTCGACGAAGCCATTGTAAAGCGATAA
- a CDS encoding DUF1501 domain-containing protein, with protein sequence MDLQDQLHDMMSRRTFLGQTGAGIGTLALASLLNPGTASAAAGPALGKPHFPPKVKRVIYLFQSGAPSQLELFDYKPRLETMWGQELPESVRKGQRLTGMTAGQSRFPLAASAFKFAQHGQSRAWVSELLPYTSRVVDDLCFIKTMHTEAINHDPAVTFIQTGSQQAGRPSFGSWVSYGLGSDNQNMPAFVVLLSKGRNGDQPLYAKLWSNGFLPSVHQGVVFRSGPDPVFYLNNPPGIDRTSRRRMLDYLAKLHHEQAKHVLDPEIDNRMQQYEMAYRMQASVPETLDLSKEPNYIFDLYGPDSRQPGTFAANCLLARKLIEKDVKFVQLYHQGWDQHGNLPNDIRVQTKSVDQASAALVMDLKQRGLLDDTLVIWGGEFGRTNYSQGKLKKDNYGRDHHPRCYTIWMAGAGIKKSFVYGETDEFGYNIARDPVHVHDFQATVMHLMGVDHEKLTFKHQGRRYRLTDVHGKVIKPLLA encoded by the coding sequence ATGGACCTTCAGGATCAACTCCACGATATGATGAGCCGCCGGACGTTTCTGGGGCAAACCGGTGCCGGTATTGGTACGCTGGCGCTGGCGTCGTTGCTCAATCCGGGTACGGCTTCGGCGGCCGCGGGTCCGGCGCTCGGCAAACCGCATTTTCCGCCTAAGGTAAAGCGGGTTATCTATCTGTTTCAAAGCGGGGCACCCAGCCAACTCGAACTGTTCGATTACAAACCCCGGCTCGAAACCATGTGGGGGCAGGAGCTACCCGAATCGGTGCGAAAAGGGCAACGCCTGACCGGCATGACCGCCGGGCAAAGCCGGTTTCCGCTGGCGGCATCGGCCTTCAAATTTGCGCAACACGGCCAAAGCCGTGCCTGGGTGAGTGAGTTGCTGCCGTACACGTCGCGGGTGGTGGATGACCTGTGCTTTATCAAAACCATGCACACCGAAGCCATCAACCACGACCCCGCCGTTACGTTTATCCAAACGGGCAGTCAACAGGCTGGTCGGCCCAGTTTTGGCTCGTGGGTGAGTTATGGCCTCGGCTCCGACAATCAGAATATGCCCGCGTTTGTGGTGCTGCTTTCCAAAGGCCGCAACGGCGACCAACCCCTCTACGCCAAGCTCTGGAGCAACGGTTTTTTGCCATCGGTGCATCAGGGAGTGGTATTTCGGTCGGGCCCCGACCCGGTTTTTTACCTCAACAATCCGCCCGGTATTGATCGGACGAGCCGCCGACGGATGCTCGATTATCTGGCCAAACTGCATCATGAGCAGGCTAAACACGTGCTCGACCCGGAGATCGACAACCGAATGCAACAGTACGAAATGGCCTACCGAATGCAGGCCTCGGTGCCCGAAACCCTCGACCTCTCCAAAGAACCCAACTACATTTTTGACCTGTACGGCCCCGATAGCCGGCAGCCCGGCACGTTTGCGGCCAACTGCCTGCTGGCGCGTAAACTGATAGAAAAAGATGTGAAGTTTGTGCAGCTTTACCATCAGGGTTGGGATCAGCACGGCAACCTGCCCAACGACATCAGGGTGCAAACCAAAAGCGTCGATCAGGCATCGGCGGCTTTGGTGATGGACCTCAAACAGCGCGGCCTCCTCGACGATACGCTCGTAATCTGGGGGGGCGAGTTTGGGCGTACCAACTATTCACAGGGTAAACTGAAAAAAGACAACTACGGCCGCGATCATCACCCGCGTTGCTACACCATCTGGATGGCGGGTGCGGGCATAAAAAAGAGCTTCGTGTACGGCGAAACCGACGAATTTGGGTACAACATCGCCCGCGACCCCGTACACGTGCACGATTTTCAGGCCACGGTGATGCACCTGATGGGCGTAGACCACGAGAAACTAACCTTCAAGCATCAGGGGCGTCGGTACCGGCTAACCGATGTGCACGGCAAGGTGATAAAACCCCTGCTGGCGTAG
- a CDS encoding twin-arginine translocation signal domain-containing protein, whose product MNTNRLDRRDFLQKAALATLAGVTLPVLAPANHIRTADNVVLGHNTHRYRVVPNWGVLDAGKNPVNDCHEMVEDAKGRIFLLTNETKNNVLIYDKSGKLLDSWGTTYPGAHGLTILNEGGEQFLLISDNARRQVIKTDLKGREIMKIDYPRETGVYAHAGEFTPTETAVNPANGDIYVADGYGANYITQYDAKGRYIRHFGGKSNDAAVNDKFDCCHGVLVDTRNKANPTLLVTDRRHQCFKRFTLDGKYLATIPLPGTYICRPVLHGDYIFGAAYRSTSDQYPNSGYIQILDKNDKVVSTPGGTAPVYQNGKLQEQQKDRSFMGLMHPHDVHVDSDENLYVAQWSSQKTYPIKLERIG is encoded by the coding sequence ATGAATACGAACCGGCTCGACCGTCGCGATTTCTTGCAGAAAGCGGCTCTGGCAACCCTCGCGGGCGTTACGTTGCCCGTTCTGGCTCCGGCCAACCACATCCGCACAGCCGATAATGTGGTGCTGGGCCACAACACACACCGGTACCGGGTAGTACCCAACTGGGGCGTATTGGACGCGGGCAAAAACCCCGTCAATGACTGCCACGAAATGGTGGAAGATGCCAAAGGGCGGATCTTTTTGCTCACCAACGAAACCAAAAACAACGTCCTGATTTACGACAAATCGGGTAAGCTGCTCGATAGCTGGGGAACCACCTACCCCGGTGCTCACGGCCTCACTATTCTGAACGAGGGGGGCGAACAGTTTCTGCTCATCAGCGATAACGCCCGGCGGCAGGTAATCAAAACCGACCTCAAAGGCCGCGAGATCATGAAGATCGACTACCCCCGAGAAACCGGGGTGTATGCCCATGCCGGTGAGTTTACCCCGACCGAAACAGCCGTCAACCCGGCCAATGGCGACATTTACGTGGCCGATGGCTATGGGGCCAATTACATTACGCAGTACGACGCCAAAGGGCGGTACATCCGGCACTTTGGCGGCAAAAGCAACGACGCGGCTGTAAACGATAAATTCGACTGCTGCCACGGCGTACTTGTCGACACCCGTAATAAGGCCAACCCAACCCTGCTCGTTACCGACCGGCGGCATCAGTGCTTCAAGCGGTTTACCCTCGACGGCAAATACCTGGCGACCATCCCGTTGCCGGGCACCTACATTTGTCGGCCGGTACTGCACGGCGATTACATCTTTGGGGCCGCTTACCGAAGCACATCCGATCAGTACCCCAACTCGGGCTATATACAGATTCTGGATAAAAACGATAAGGTCGTTTCGACCCCCGGCGGTACGGCCCCTGTTTACCAAAACGGCAAACTGCAGGAGCAACAAAAAGACCGGTCGTTTATGGGCCTCATGCACCCGCACGACGTACACGTCGACAGTGACGAGAACCTGTACGTAGCGCAGTGGAGTTCGCAGAAAACGTATCCGATCAAACTCGAACGCATCGGCTAA
- a CDS encoding c-type cytochrome domain-containing protein: MILLQAPSDWALFFGHFHPLIVHLPIGFLLIAGLLEVGRRLGAVSLTDSVISLILFWSAVSATVACLFGYLLSLGGGYEAEILEEHQWQGIGVAGFAWVAWLVKSERFGDRIPFGSLLYVPALVVSIVLLMVAGHHGGALTHGSDYLTQYTPEPFRSLAGMPPRKETEVAIKPLADVNQALVYEQVVNPILQARCVQCHNAEKSKGDLRFDTAEMLRKGGEGGPVFVPGKGLDSELIKRCLLPLDDDEHMPPKGKTQLTDSQVAILSWWIDQGAPFDKKVADLPVTDAVKPALAQLGSGAPASGSSSTSAAPTGPAPEPDVLTMQVPAADAGALETVRKTGLLVMPLSKEQNQLEVSAVNARTFSDADAAALTALDEQLVWLKLSNTGIGDGALAQIAKLKNLHKLHLEQTKITDAGLKNLKGLPHLAYLNLYGTAISDAGLAELAGIKSLRTLYLWQTKVTPAGIAQLKKAAPQLEIIGGLNEQAIASFATSVTQAAIESPKTTKQ, translated from the coding sequence ATGATACTTCTCCAGGCCCCGTCGGATTGGGCATTGTTTTTTGGTCATTTCCACCCGCTCATTGTGCATCTGCCCATTGGCTTTCTGCTGATTGCCGGGCTTCTGGAAGTGGGTCGGCGGTTGGGAGCCGTCAGCCTGACCGATTCGGTTATCAGCCTGATTCTGTTCTGGTCGGCGGTGAGCGCCACGGTAGCCTGTTTGTTTGGGTATCTGCTCTCGCTGGGGGGCGGCTACGAAGCCGAAATTCTGGAAGAACACCAATGGCAGGGTATTGGGGTGGCCGGTTTTGCCTGGGTAGCCTGGCTGGTTAAGTCGGAGCGGTTTGGCGACCGTATCCCGTTCGGGTCGTTGCTGTATGTACCGGCATTGGTCGTCTCTATTGTCTTGCTGATGGTGGCCGGGCATCATGGGGGGGCGCTCACGCACGGGTCCGACTACCTCACGCAATACACGCCCGAACCCTTCCGGTCATTGGCGGGTATGCCTCCGCGCAAAGAAACCGAAGTAGCCATAAAACCGCTGGCCGACGTGAATCAGGCACTGGTGTACGAGCAGGTGGTCAACCCCATTTTGCAGGCCCGGTGCGTACAATGTCACAACGCCGAAAAATCGAAAGGCGACCTCCGTTTCGATACGGCCGAGATGCTCCGCAAAGGGGGCGAAGGCGGGCCGGTATTTGTTCCGGGCAAAGGGCTCGACAGCGAGTTGATTAAGCGTTGCCTGCTTCCGCTCGACGACGATGAGCATATGCCGCCCAAAGGCAAAACGCAGCTTACCGACAGTCAGGTGGCTATCCTGAGCTGGTGGATTGATCAGGGAGCGCCCTTCGACAAAAAAGTGGCCGACCTGCCCGTGACCGATGCCGTAAAACCGGCTTTGGCCCAGCTGGGTAGTGGTGCACCGGCAAGCGGCAGTAGTTCGACATCTGCGGCCCCCACCGGCCCGGCCCCCGAACCTGACGTGCTCACTATGCAGGTACCCGCGGCCGATGCGGGTGCCCTCGAAACCGTACGCAAAACAGGCTTGCTCGTGATGCCCCTGTCGAAAGAGCAAAATCAGCTTGAAGTGAGCGCCGTAAATGCCCGCACGTTCAGCGATGCCGATGCGGCTGCCCTTACCGCTCTCGATGAGCAGCTGGTTTGGCTGAAACTGAGCAATACGGGCATAGGCGATGGTGCCCTGGCGCAGATTGCCAAACTGAAAAACTTGCACAAACTGCATCTGGAGCAAACCAAAATCACCGATGCGGGTCTCAAAAATCTGAAAGGATTGCCCCATCTGGCGTACCTTAACCTGTACGGTACAGCTATTTCCGACGCTGGCCTGGCCGAACTCGCGGGCATCAAAAGCCTACGAACTCTGTATCTGTGGCAAACGAAAGTAACGCCCGCTGGCATTGCCCAGTTGAAAAAAGCGGCTCCTCAGCTCGAAATTATTGGCGGGCTCAACGAACAGGCGATTGCCAGCTTTGCAACCAGTGTAACCCAAGCGGCTATTGAGTCGCCCAAAACAACCAAGCAGTAA